The following proteins come from a genomic window of Panthera leo isolate Ple1 chromosome E2, P.leo_Ple1_pat1.1, whole genome shotgun sequence:
- the PHLPP2 gene encoding PH domain leucine-rich repeat-containing protein phosphatase 2 isoform X4 produces the protein MLRFYGEKPCQMDHLDRILLSGIYNVRKGKTQLHKWAERLVVLCGTCLIVSSVKDCQTGKMHILPLVGGKVEEVKRRQHSLAFSSAGAQAQTYHVSFETLAECQRWQRQASKVVSQRISTVDLSCYSLEEVPEHLFYSQDITYLNLRHNFMQLERPGGLDTLYRFSQLKGLNLSHNKLGLFPVLLCEISTLTELNLSCNGFHDLPSQIGNLLNLQTLCVDGNFLTTLPEELGNLQQLSSLGISFNNFSHIPEVYEKLTMLDKVVMAGNHLEVLNLGVLNRMSHIKHVDLRMNHLKTVVTENLEGNKYITHMDLRDNQLADLDLNSLCSLEQLHCERNQLRELTLSGFSLRTLYASSNRLTAVNVYPVPSQLTSLELSRNLLECVPDWACEAKKMEILDVSCNLLTEVPMRILSSLSLRKLMLGHNQVQSLPALVDHIPLEVLDIQHNLLTRLPDTLFSKALNLRYLNASANSLESLPSAGAGEESLSALQLLYLTNNLLTDQCVPVLVGHPHLRILHLANNQLQTFPASKLNKLEQLEELNLSGNKLKTIPTTIANCRRLHTLVAHSNNISIFPEILQLPQIQFVDLSCNDLTEILIPEALPATLQDLDLTGNTNLVLEHKTLDTFSHITTLKIDQKPLPTTDSTVTSTFWSHGLAEMAGQRNKLCVSALAVDNFAEGVGAVYGMFDGDRNEELPRLLQCTMADVLLEEVQQSTNDTVFMANTFLVSHRKLGMAGQKLGSSALLCYIRPDTADPTSSFSLTVANVGTCQAVLCRGGKPVPLSKVFSLEQDPEEAQRVKDQKAIITEDNKVNGVTCCTRMLGCTYLYPWILPKPHISATPLTIQDELLILGNKALWEHLSYTEAVNAVRHVQDPLAAAKKLCTLAQSYGCQDNVGAMVVYLNIGEEGCTCEMNGLTLPGPVGFASTTIIKDPPKPTTPSSSSGIASEFGSEMSTSEVSSEVGSTASDEHNTVGLDAGLLPRPERRCSLHPTPTSGVFQRQPSCATFSSNQSDNGLDSDDDQPVEGVITNGSKVEVEVDIHCCRGRDLENSPTLTENSPTPCPEEHARGSFFGIRRQNSVNSGILLPVSKDKMELQKSPSTSCLYGKKLSNGSIVPLEDSLNLIEVATEAPKKKTGYFAAPTQLEPEDQFVVPRDLEEEVKEQMKQHQEGRPEPEPSEEDRTELPEEFDTAL, from the exons gtGGAAGAAGTGAAGCGACGGCAGCACTCCCTTGCATTCAGCTCAGCGGGAGCCCAGGCTCAGACCTATCATGTCAGCTTTGAGACATTGGCTGAGTGCCAGAGATGGCAGCGACAAGCGTCCAAG GTGGTGTCCCAGCGAATCAGTACTGTCGACCTCTCGTGTTACAGCCTTGAGGAGGTTCCTGAGCATCTCTTCTACAGTCAAGATATCACCTACCTCAACTTGCGACACAACTTCATGCAGCTGGAAAGACCAGGGGGCCTTGACACTCTCTACAG attttctCAGCTGAAGGGCCTGAACTTGTCCCACAATAAACTTGggttgtttcctgtattgttatGTGAGATTTCTACCCTGACTGAGCTCAACCTCTCCTGTAATGGATTTCATGACCTACCAAGTCAGATTGGCAATCTGCTAAA TCTTCAAACCCTCTGTGTTGATGGCAACTTTCTGACAACTTTACCTGAGGAATTGGGAAATCTGCAACAGCTTTCTTCCCTGGGAATTTCCTTCAACAACTTTAGTCATATTCCTGAGGTTTATGAGAAACTCACTATGTTAGATAAAGTAGTTATGGCAGGAAATCACCTGGAAGTCCTAAACCTTGGGGTGCTGAATAGGATGAGCCATATCAAACATGTGGATTTAAG GATGAACCATTTGAAAACTGTAGTTACTGAAAATCTGGAGGGAAATAAATACATCACCCACATGGATTTGCGGGACAATCAACTGGCTGACTTAGATCTCAACTCCTTATGTAGCTTGGAGCAGCTGCATTGTGAGCGGAACCAACTGAGAGAGCTGACACTCAGTGGCTTCTCCCTTCGAACTCTGTACGCCAGTTCGAACA ggctgacagcagtgaatgTCTATCCAGTACCCAGTCAACTCACTTCTCTAGAACTTTCCCG aAACCTGTTGGAGTGTGTCCCTGATTGGGCCTGTGAAGCAAAGAAGATGGAGATACTAGATGTGAGCTGTAATCTTCTGACGGAGGTTCCTATGAG AATTCTTAGTAGCTTGAGTCTTAGAAAACTGATGCTGGGGCACAACCAGGTACAGAGCCTGCCAGCCCTGGTGGACCACATCCCTCTTGAGGTGCTGGATATTCAGCATAACTTACTCACCAGGCTGCCAGATACTCTCTTCTCCAAGGCCTTAAA TCTCAGATACTTGAATGCATCTGCAAACAGTTTGGAATCTTTGCCATCTGCTGGCGCTGGAGAGGAGAGTCTGAGTGCTCTGCAGCTGCTTTATCTGACGAACAACCTCCTGACAGACCAGTGTGTGCCCGTTCTGGTGGGGCATCCACACCTGCGAATCTTGCATCTTGCAAACAACCAGCTACAGACCTTTCCTGCAAG caaACTGAATAAATTGGAGCAGTTGGAAGAACTGAACCTAAGTGGCAACAAGCTTAAAACCATTCCCACGACCATAGCCAACTGCAGAAGGCTTCACACCCTTGTCGCACACTCCAACAACATCAGCATTTTCCCAGAAATTCTGCAGTTGCCTCAGATCCAG TTTGTAGACCTAAGTTGCAATGACTTGACAGAGATCTTGATTCCGGAGGCTCTGCCTGCTACTTTACAAGACCTTGACCTGACCGGAAATACAAATCTGGTTCTGGAACACAAGACGCTGGACACATTTAG CCATATCACAACCCTGAAAATTGATCAGAAACCTTTGCCAACCACCGACTCTACAGTTACATCAACCTTCTGGAGCCATGGACTGGCTGAGATGGCAGGGCAGAGAAATAA GCTGTGTGTATCTGCCCTAGCTGTGGATAACTTTGCAGAGGGGGTGGGAGCCGTGTATGGCATGTTTGACGGGGACCGTAATGAGGAGCTCCCTCGCCTACTCCAGTGCACCATGGCAGATGTGCTTTTGGAAGAAGTACAGCAGTCAACAAATGACACTGTTTTCATGGCTAACACCTTCTTGGTGTCTCACAG AAAATTGGGAATGGCTGGACAGAAGCTGGGCTCCTCCGCTCTCCTTTGTTATATCCGCCCTGACACTGCTGACCCAACAAGTAGTTTCAGTCTGACTGTGGCCAACGTCGGCACGTGCCAAGCAGTCCTGTGCCGTGGTGGAAAGCCAGTGCCACTCTCGAAAGTCTTCAGCCTGGAACAGGACCCGGAGGAGGCTCAAAGGGTGAAGGACCAGAAAGCCATCATAACAGAG GACAACAAAGTGAATGGGGTAACCTGCTGTACCCGGATGCTGGGCTGTACATACCTCTACCCTTGGATCCTCCCCAAGCCCCACATATCTGCCACTCCACTTACCATTCAAGATGAGTTGCTGATTCTGGGAAACAAAGCATTGTGGGAACACTTGTCATATACAGAAGCTGTCAACGCGGTACGCCACGTGCAGGACCCATTAGCAGCTGCCAAGAAGCTGTGCACATTAGCCCAGAGCTATGGTTGTCAGGACAATGTGGGGGCAATGGTGGTTTATTTGAACATTGGTGAGGAAGGGTGCACGTGTGAAATGAATGGGCTCACCCTCCCAGGTCCTGTGGGGTTTGCTTCAACCACCATTATCAAAGACCCCCCCAAACCAACCACTCCTTCCTCCAGTAGTGGTATTGCCTCTGAGTTTGGCAGTGAGATGTCCACTTCAGAGGTGAGCAGTGAGGTGGGGTCCACTGCTTCTGATGAACACAACACTGTTGGCCTGGATGCTGGCTTGCTTCCAAGGCCAGAAAGGCGCTGCAGCCTTCATCCAACACCCACCTCTGGGGTTTTTCAGCGCCAGCCTTCTTGTGCGACTTTCTCGAGTAACCAGTCTGACAATGGCCTGGACAGTGATGACGACCAGCCTGTGGAAGGAGTCATAACAAATGGCAGTAAGGTAGAAGTAGAAGTAGATATCCACTGCTGTAGGGGAAGGGATCTTGAGAACTCCCCCACTCTTACAGAGAATTCTCCTACCCCGTGTCCCGAAGAACATGCTAGAGGATCATTTTTTGGGATCCGAAGACAGAACAGTGTGAACAGTGGCATACTTCTGCCAGTGAGCAAGGACAAGATGGAGTTGCAGAAGTCCCCCTCTACTTCCTGCCTGTATGGAAAGAAACTCTCCAACGGCTCTATTGTGCCCCTAGAAGATAGCCTGAACCTCATTGAGGTGGCCACAGAAGCACCCAAGAAGAAGACTGGCTATTTTGCTGCCCCGACGCAGCTGGAGCCAGAGGATCAGTTTGTTGTTCCTCGTGACCTGGAAGAAGAAGTGAAGGAGCAGATGAAACAGCACCAGGAAGGCAGGCCGGAGCCTGAGCCCAGCGAAGAGGATCGGACCGAGCTCCCGGAGGAGTTTGACACAGCACTGTAA